The Klebsiella sp. RIT-PI-d genomic sequence GTTTATCGGCCAGCAGTTCAATAAATTCGCCACGTTTGATTTCTTTATCAATCATATAATCAGATAAACACGCAATGCCATTTCCCCGCAAACAAAGTTGTTTGAGCGTTTCACCGCTATTAGAGGATATGCCGCAAGTGATTTCATAAAGCTGACTGTCGCAACAATAAACTGGCCATACATTTAGCGATGCCGGTTCGGTAAAACCCAGGCATACATGATTTTTAAGCTCTTCAATCGTCTCTGGCTTTCCATGTCGTGATATATAATCAGGAGAGGCAATGATCTTGCGATAGCTGGTCATCAGAGGCCGCGCGCGCAGGCTGGAATCAGTCAGAACGCCAGCACGAATGGCAATATCTACTTTGCGTTCAATCAAATTGATGACGCTCTCAGAAGAGACAAGCGAAAGCGTAATTTCCGGATAACGATCGCGGAACGGTTTGATAAGAGGGAGCAGATAATGCAGCAGTACGGGTGTGGCAGCATCAATACGCAATAGCCCGCGAGGTGCACGATGAGTCTCAGCGATCTCATTCTCAGCAGCGGCCATATCCTGCAACACTACCTGAACTCGCCTGAAATAGCGTTCTCCTTCTTCAGTAAGGCTTAGCTGACG encodes the following:
- the yafC gene encoding DNA-binding transcriptional regulator YafC, yielding MKTTSDEIATFVAVVESGSFSRAAEHLNLANSAISRTVKKLESKLGVSLLNRTTRQLSLTEEGERYFRRVQVVLQDMAAAENEIAETHRAPRGLLRIDAATPVLLHYLLPLIKPFRDRYPEITLSLVSSESVINLIERKVDIAIRAGVLTDSSLRARPLMTSYRKIIASPDYISRHGKPETIEELKNHVCLGFTEPASLNVWPVYCCDSQLYEITCGISSNSGETLKQLCLRGNGIACLSDYMIDKEIKRGEFIELLADKRIPVEMPLNAVYYSDKAVSARIRAFIDFISEQTP